The following coding sequences lie in one Musa acuminata AAA Group cultivar baxijiao chromosome BXJ3-1, Cavendish_Baxijiao_AAA, whole genome shotgun sequence genomic window:
- the LOC103994641 gene encoding mediator of RNA polymerase II transcription subunit 11 isoform X1 — protein sequence MDPQQTSLQRLHNVEKVGFDPFLLPSPSSHRIRSFGDAALTFSFSLCRCCFRFLFILGAGLDWRRHQRIVRVLELAGSVMDELASSTGPRADVLAVHCREFMQSIKEIQTTLREEIKSACEYRPFEKCDYSARISNEICSKKLEYIIEQLDDIKESIN from the exons ATGGATCCACAGCAGACTTCTCTGCAACGCCTTCACAACGTCGAGAAGGTTGGCTTTGACCCCTTTCTTCTCCCATCCCCTTCTTCCCACCGTATCAGATCCTTTGGTGACGCTGCTCTcaccttctctttctctctttgccGGTGCTGCTTCCGTTTCCTTTTTATTTTGGGGGCGGGCTTGGATTGGCGCCGCCATCAGCGGATAGTGCGCGTGCTGGAGCTCGCCGGATCTGTCATGGACGAGCTCGCCAGTTCGACCGGGCCCCGCGCCGACGTTCTCGCCGTTCACTGCCGTGAGTTCATGCAGTCCATCAAG GAAATCCAGACAACACTTCGTGAAGAAATTAAGAGTGCTTGTGAATATCGTCCATTTGAGAAATGCGACTATAGTGCCAGAATTTCTAACGAGATCTGCTCCAAGAAATTGGAATACATCATCGAGCAGTTGGATGACATCAAAGAAAGCATCAACTAG
- the LOC103994667 gene encoding small ribosomal subunit protein bS21c, with protein MAASTGNLIQFPFAKTLPIPSLRPSPRYPPHLPTPSRRPLHLSSSRRLFAASAYGSGGQVDPAVAAVVDPALHNANVLFFGSGYNVQIVVDEGESEEALLRRFRREVSKAGVIQECKRRRFFENKQEEKKRKAREASRRNRRRRSGPRFSSSSSSGDNDSAPKQSRDDLDDNWEMPEGDLPY; from the exons ATGGCTGCGTCCACCGGTAACCTCATCCAATTCCCCTTCGCCAAAACCCTCCCCATTCCCTCCCTCCGCCCTTCTCCTCGATACCCACCCCATCTCCCAACCCCTTCTCGCCGCCCCCTCCACCTCTCCTCCTCCCGCCGGCTCTTCGCTGCCTCCGCGTATGGTTCCGGCGGCCAGGTCGACCCGGCCGTGGCGGCCGTCGTTGACCCCGCCCTCCACAACGCGAACGTGCTCTTCTTCGGGTCCGGCTACAACGTCCAGATCGTGGTGGACGAGGGCGAGTCGGAGGAGGCCCTCTTGAGGCGGTTCCGCAGGGAGGTGTCGAAAGCCGGGGTCATCCAGGAGTGCAAGCGGAGGAGGTTCTTTGAGAACAagcaggaggagaagaagaggaaggcccGTGAGGCCAGCAGAAGGAACCGCAGGAG GAGATCAGGGCCCAGATTCTCATCTTCATCGTCATCAGGAGATAATGATTCTGCTCCAAAGCAGTCCAGGGATGACTTAGATGACAACTGGGAGATGCCAGAGGGTGATCTTCCTTACTGA
- the LOC103994641 gene encoding mediator of RNA polymerase II transcription subunit 11 isoform X2: MDPQQTSLQRLHNVEKRIVRVLELAGSVMDELASSTGPRADVLAVHCREFMQSIKEIQTTLREEIKSACEYRPFEKCDYSARISNEICSKKLEYIIEQLDDIKESIN; encoded by the exons ATGGATCCACAGCAGACTTCTCTGCAACGCCTTCACAACGTCGAGAAG CGGATAGTGCGCGTGCTGGAGCTCGCCGGATCTGTCATGGACGAGCTCGCCAGTTCGACCGGGCCCCGCGCCGACGTTCTCGCCGTTCACTGCCGTGAGTTCATGCAGTCCATCAAG GAAATCCAGACAACACTTCGTGAAGAAATTAAGAGTGCTTGTGAATATCGTCCATTTGAGAAATGCGACTATAGTGCCAGAATTTCTAACGAGATCTGCTCCAAGAAATTGGAATACATCATCGAGCAGTTGGATGACATCAAAGAAAGCATCAACTAG
- the LOC135628620 gene encoding DNA repair protein REV1-like encodes MAIKNRKLREQFDAGFSSSGKGIFSEISIFVDGFTVPPSQELRVFMLRHGGRYENYFSRRSVTHIICSHLPDNKMRNFRAFSRGLPVVRPAWVVDSVAANKLLSCNCIYTRSSC; translated from the exons ATGGCGATCAAGAATCGAAAGCTTCGTGAACAGTTCGACGCCGGCTTCTCCTCCTCTGGGAAAGGAATATTTAGCGAGATTTCAATCTTCGTTGACGGATTCACGGTGCCTCCCAGTcag GAGCTCCGGGTTTTTATGCTGAGGCATGGTGGCCGGTACGAGAATTACTTCTCCAGGCGATCTGTGACTCATATCATTTGCAGCCATCTGCCCGACAACAAAATGAGGAACTTCAG GGCATTCAGCCGAGGGCTTCCAGTCGTCAGACCTGCCTGGGTGGTGGACTCCGTGGCTGCCAATAAGCTTTTGAGCTGTAACTGCATTTACACTCGATCCTCTTGTTAA